A section of the Phaseolus vulgaris cultivar G19833 chromosome 8, P. vulgaris v2.0, whole genome shotgun sequence genome encodes:
- the LOC137826532 gene encoding transcription factor bHLH143-like, translating to MGEDCRTWIPELFFDWQSPNLSSFNAAPFGMGKQNGSSAAMNPVANSVSRDVTMPAYVSSGLPHSQLGHTGEPHGWFYCLPRFRQGFTTPARNFTAEEKLPASHGKGFREEIAPVGASGFPQKQFLVIDRTADQTTLVYSSRFGRPVECLTSWDSKLHGSTNLSNGNESPSLRRDLNNVVGLGPTLDDKVDENQGTDDDIESEMHEDTEEINALLYSDSDGYSTEDDDDEVTSTGHSPSTMTTHDNQEEPRRGTAEEVASSVGETKKRKLWDGAYDDDTQFIDSASSLDGKRPFEVEDDAESSVGNSSRGSGGMGSWSGNKKMRKEKIQDVLSILQCIVPGGKGKDPVVLLDEAIRCLKSLKLKAIELGLDAI from the coding sequence ATGGGAGAAGATTGTAGAACCTGGATTCCGGAGCTGTTCTTTGATTGGCAATCTCCCAATTTGAGCTCCTTCAATGCTGCACCCTTTGGCATGGGGAAGCAAAATGGTTCTTCTGCAGCTATGAATCCAGTTGCCAACTCCGTCTCAAGAGACGTGACAATGCCAGCTTATGTGTCCTCTGGGCTGCCTCATTCGCAGCTGGGACATACTGGTGAACCTCATGGTTGGTTTTATTGTTTGCCTCGCTTTCGGCAGGGATTTACTACACCTGCTCGAAACTTCACGGCAGAGGAAAAACTCCCTGCTAGCCATGGAAAAGGGTTTAGGGAGGAAATAGCCCCGGTTGGGGCGTCGGGTTTCCCTCAGAAGCAATTCCTGGTTATTGATCGAACGGCTGATCAAACAACTTTGGTTTATAGTTCAAGGTTTGGTCGGCCTGTTGAGTGCCTTACTTCCTGGGATTCAAAGCTGCATGGTTCTACCAATTTGAGCAACGGGAATGAATCTCCATCTTTGAGGAGAGATTTGAATAATGTGGTTGGACTTGGACCAACTTTGGATGATAAAGTTGATGAAAATCAGGGAACTGATGATGACATTGAAAGTGAGATGCATGAGGACACAGAGGAAATCAATGCATTGCTTTACTCTGACAGTGATGGTTATTCCactgaggatgatgatgatgaagttaCTAGTACAGGACATTCACCCAGTACAATGACCACTCACGATAATCAGGAAGAACCTCGTAGGGGAACGGCCGAAGAAGTTGCTAGCTCCGTTGGAGAAACAAAGAAGCGAAAGCTGTGGGACGGGGCTTATGATGACGACACACAGTTCATTGACTCTGCTAGTTCTCTGGACGGGAAAAGACCCTTTGAAGTTGAAGATGATGCAGAATCAAGTGTTGGCAACAGTAGTAGAGGGTCAGGTGGAATGGGTTCTTGGTCGGGCAATAAaaagatgagaaaggagaagaTTCAAGATGTTCTGAGCATTCTGCAATGCATAGTTCCTGGTGGAAAGGGCAAGGACCCAGTTGTGCTTCTTGATGAAGCCATACGTTGCTTGAAATCATTGAAACTCAAGGCCATAGAGCTTGGACTTGATGCCATATAA